The segment AATATAGTGGCACATACGGTGACACAAATTTGGTACAGGCATGTGCTGATGCCAGAGAAAGCATCCATTTAATATATGGCGGGGGAATAGCTACCTTAGAACAGGCTGAGGGGATGCTCAGCCTAGTGGATACCATAGTGATAGGTAATTTGATTTATGATGATGCGAAAGAATTGATGAAGATAGTAAACTGTTTGTACAACAGATGAAGGTGTAAAAAACTTAAATATTTCTAATTATTGAAGGGCCCCGGTCACGATCTGATTGGGGTTTAGTTATGACCTTATAGTTGTATAACGATAACAATAATACAACGCTTATAAATATACATTGACAGTCGTGGTAATTTAATGTATATTATAGTTATGGAGGTGATACTATGGTCGATAATAAAATTCCCTCCGATTTACTTAGAGGGCACACCGATACAATTATCCTTAAGCTGTTATTGAGTGGAGATAAATATGGCTATGAAATAACGAAATTAATACTTTTAAACTCCAGGGGCGAGTATGAACTGAAAGAATCCACAATGTTTTCGAGCCTAAAGAGAATGGAGAAGGACGGTAATGTAACTTCATATTGGGGTGATGAGAGCCAGGGCGGGAGAAGAAAGTACTATAAGATTACAGAAAGAGGAAAAAAGATTTATTCTGAAAACAAACGGAATTGGGAAAATGCCAAGCGTGTCTTAGATCAATTGCTATAAACGAAAGGTGGAGATAAAATGCAAGAGAAATTAATGAAATATTTAGATGGGGTATTTGCACCCTATAAAGACTTATATGCAGTTAAGGAACTGAAAGAAGAGCTATATGTTGATTTACAGGAAAGGTTGAATGATTTTAGAAACCAGGGCTATGATGATGAAGCTGCATATAGTATGACCATCGATTCTATTGGGGATATTGACGAGATCTTAGAAAGCATCATCGATAAGACAAGGGATGCCGGACCAAGCGAGAAGAAGTCCGATAAAGGTACAATTAGGGAAAGCATTACCGATAAGATAAAAGGGCTGCGGCAGACGGTGAAAAGGGATATGTCTATGAGCAACCTTCAAGGTTCCGATTTAAAAGGGGTAAAAGTACAGGATGGGAAGTTTAACTGCAGTTCCTTAAATGGGTCAGACTTCAGCGGCTCAGATTTAACAAACAGCTCCTTTAAATACAGTGATTTAAGAAACGCTATATTTGACGGTGCTGACCTTACTGGAGCAAAAATAATTGCGTCCGCATTGAAAGATGCAAGTTTTAAAAACTGTGTTTTGAATAACACAGTTTTCAATAGTTCAGATTTGTCCGGGGTATGTTTCGACGATCAAACGCTTATTGGTACAGTTTTTAAAAATACGGGCCTAGCAGGAACGTCTTTCAAAAATGCCATATTAAGAGACGTTATTTTTAAGACAGATGTAAAAAAAACTGTCTTTGACGGTGCCACAATGGATAAACTGACTTACGCCCTTTTGAAAGGCAGTAATGCGAACCTGACGAATGTCATGGTCATTTAGGTAATTATGATGAAAACAGATATAGCGATTTCCCTAAGTGGCATCGAATACAGAAGTTGAAGATTCCGCCGCAAATAGTAATCTTTTTAACCTGTGCGGTATTATTTTAAAAATTAATTCCATGGGGCCCTTTTTATGCATAGGATGTATCAACAATGTTTTGTAAGGAGGCTTTACGTTTTGAGTAAAAAAAGATATACACACGCCATGGTTCCTATGCAGGGGGATATTATTCCAAGCCCACCAGAAAGTTGTGAAGGCCAGTTATACACTGTACGGGCCGGGGATACACTCTTCTTAATTGCTCGTAGATTTGGAGTAACGCTCCAGCAGATTCGCGCTGCAAACCCACAGATTGTAAATCCAAATATTATCTTTATCGGCCAGGTAATCTGCATCCCTACAGTTACACCCGAGCCAAGTGAGCAGCTACGCGTCCTATCACTTAGATTTTTAACGGAAACAGGTCAACAGCTCCCCATGGTGGATAATGCAGTTCAACTTATTGACAGAGTAATCGTACGAGCAACGTTTACTCGTCCGGTTTCACGAGCGTTTTTCTTTCTGGAACCTACCGGCACAGAAACTTGTGAAGCAGCCAGTCTAATCGGGATTGACTGTCCCAGTGCAGTTACCGGTGTTGCAGAGATACTTTGGCAGGTTCCTAGAGGTACTTTAGGACGCGTATTTGTTGTGGCATGCATCGATAGCGTTTGTGCAAAGTCAGATGAAATTCTTGTTATTCGTAATGAATAGCACAAACCGTGGACTCGTCCACGGTTTTTACATTAAACGCTAAATTATTAACTTTTTTGAGTCTAAGCCTTTAAAAAACAAATGACCATGTAACAAAACAAAATTTCATTAGGACATATTTTTGGGAATATAAGGTTTTTTATGATAACATACATAAGTAGAAGAATTGATATTTACTCCCGGACCATAAGAAAGATTGGGGTGTACATATGGACTCACCTTGTTTTTCCAACTTAATAGAGAAATATAATAAAAAAGTATATAACCTTGCTTACCACATTACAGGCAGTAGACAAGATGCTGAAGACGCTGTCCAAGAAACATTTCTTCAGGTCTATAAGCATCTGGATGATTTTCGAGGTGATAGCAGTATCTATACATGGATATATAGGATTACAGTAAATATATGTTTCCAGTTAAAGAAACAAAATGATAAAGCCTATGTTGAGAACTTAGAAGAGAAAATCGACCTATACCGGGATAAGATACCTTTTCCACAACAGGCTAACAACAGTAATCCGGAGGAAGCAGTATTAATTAACGAAATAACCAAAGTTATTAGAAATGAATGTCAGCAAATAGTGATGCGTAAGCTTCCGGAGAAGCAAAGAATTGTTTTTGTAATGAGGGTAGTTCTGGACCTTTCATATCAGGAGATTTCCGATACATTAGGAATATCGGAGAATGTTATCAAGGCAAGACTGCACAGGGCCAGAATAAGTCTTCTGAGCCATTTCCAAAACAAATGCCAGTGGTACATACAAGGAGAACCAAGCTCCTGTTGTCGGGAAAAAGCTGGTTATATTTTAACTCAGGATACCGAAGCGCTTAAAAGGGTTTTTGAGGGGATGAAAGACTGTAATTCTGATAATGAAAATGCAAACACTTCTGAACAGGAGTGTCAGAAACTGGAACAAATTTATAAACAAGTACAAATTCCACACCAGAAACCAAGTGTGGAACTGATAAAGAATTATGTTTTTCAAGCTTAGGATAAAAAACTACAAAAAAGCCGTAACCTGCCTTTCGTTTTTTTCTCTAAATAAGTAGAGAAAGCGAAAGGTTTTAATTTTTTATTAAAGGAGATGTATTATGTACAATTCACTTCAAGGATTAATCATTAGTGGAATATTTGCGTTGATGCTGCTGGCATTGGTTTTTTCCGGTACCAGTATTCCTTTTATATCTGAATATTGGAATGCTACAATTATACTTTTGGTTTTAGGTTTGTTCATGTGTACCTTTGGGGCCATGGGATACATTCTGGCAAAATCCACGTTCAGCCCGATTACACTGGTTGGAAGTTTTTTGGGAGTACTAGCTCTAGTAATTGGGGCATTGAGTTTTTTCAATAAAACTATCCCTTTTCTGCATGGTGAGCGCCAAGCATTTATCGCAATAGCAGTTATTATACTTCTGAAGGTTATTCTGGCACGAATCCAGCTTTATGTTATTAAGTAGACTGTGTTTTTTGGGTGATTAGCCATAACCTCGTTACTTTTTATTACTCTAAGTAGATAGAAAAGAAAAGAAAGGGTGTTATTTAAATGAGTAAAAACTTTATAATTGACGAGAAACTTTGTACTTGTTGTGGACTGTGTGTGAAGGAATGTGTACGACACGTCAAAATTCCTCACCAGAATCATGTTAATCCTCAAAATCCGGCCTGCAGTAAATGCTACCATTGCTTAACTGTTTGTCCTAATGAGGCAATTAAAGTTAAGGATACAGATACAGATATTGCACCTGATTTTGATAACCAACTGCTGACTTCCATCGATGAGGATAACTTGATGCAATTCTTTTCTTTTAGACGAAGCCATAGGAAATATGAGAAGAAGATGGTTGATGAAAGAACCCTAGAAAAACTTGTTAGCGCGGCTAGTTACATTCCCTCAGGTGGTAACAGCCATTCTTATGAGTTTACGGTAATTAAGAGTGAACAAGTAAAGAAAGCACTAAAAAAGGAATTGGCCGCCTTTTATGCAAGAAAAAATACTATCATAAATAATGCTTTGCTAAGAAACATAGCGGCCCTATTTACAAACGCCTCTACCCGGGGGTTTCTAAAAGATCCTGCCTACCGCAACCGAATGAAAGATCTATTTAATAGAATTAGCACAGGGGAAGATCCTTTGTTCTATGGTGCACCGGTTATTATAATTATCCATTCCAAGGAAGAGGTGCCTACTCCAAAAGAAGACAGCATCCTTGCCGGTTACAATATGACCTTAATGGCACAGGCCCTTGGGTTAGGTACTTGCTTTGTAACGCTTGCTCAAAAGGCTATTAACTCCAGCAGCCAATGCAAAAAAATATTAAATTTGTCAAAGGAAGATAACATCAACGCAGTCCTTTTACTTGGATACCCCTTGGTGAACTATCTTAGACCCGCACCAAGGTTTAGAAAGGAAATTAAATGCCTTTGACATCTTAGACGTTTAAGATATTAACAAACAAATTAGCCGGTGGTTTGAAAACTGGAAATGGAAGTAAAGGTTAGAACAATATTATTTAAGAGTTCGCTTAGGGAGGAAATAGAAATGAACGAGATGAGCGTTATTTTTCGAATACTTATTGGGGACTTTTTGATTTTGCATGGTCTTGTACTTCCGATTATGGCCCTGGTACCCAGCGACAAAGTCGAAGGCGCCCCAGTGGGGAGTTTTTGGGCGGAATCCTGGCTTTTTGGGACAGGGATGGGAGTGAAATTTGCGATTTATGGATTATCAGCAGTTTCAGCAGTGTTATTTATCCTTAGTGGAATGAGTTTTATGGGTTTGCTTGTACCCTACCGCGCATTTAATACGTTACTTTTAGCCGGCGCAAGCGTCTCATTGGTTCTAATTACAGTTTTTTGGCTCCCCTGGTTTATTATTGGAATCGCGCTCAATTTATTAATTCTAATAGTGGCAGTTTAGTGTGCATGTGAAATAAATATGGGAGGTTTTTATATGAATACCACAGAAGTAAAATTGGGATTTTGGGCATCAGTTTTGTCAGCACTCTTTAGTATTATATGGTTTATTACCTATAATTTGCGAGATGCATTTCAGGCTGTACCAAACTGGAAAGACCTGCAGGCATATGCCGATGCATTTCGTGTGGTGAGGTTGGCCTATGTTTATCCCTCATTATTATTGGCTCTAACTTATATCATTCTTTTGGCATGTATCCATAGGGTGGTTTCAGAAGAGAAGAAAATTTGGAGTTTGATTGCTTTATCTATCGGAATTCTATATTCGGTGATGGCGAGTATCAATTATAACATTCAGGCAGTGGCTGTACGCCTAAGCCTTGCGGCAGGGGAAACACACGGTATTGAAATGTTGATTCCGGATAATTTAAACTCAATTTTCAATGCCCTGGCGAACTCTTATGTTTATATGGCTTTATCTATGTATTTTCTAGGATTTGTATTTTCAAAGGGAAGAAATGAGCGATGGATTAAGGGCCTGTTACTAGTACAAGTGGTAACTGCCATCGGCCAGGTAGGCTATTCTATGTTTGATATGAACACTGGCATCTTCATCGCGACTAGCATGGTATGGGTTATCGGGGCTCCTCTGGTATTCATCCTGATAGCAGTCTGGTTCAACCGCCAAAGAATATAGTAACAGGCGTTTTTTTTGCTAAGCACATCCATTATGGTAAGCATCTAAAAAACATAAAGAATATTAAGCTGCGTTTTCGTAAATGCTATGCGTAAATATTTTAGGAGGTATTTATAAGATGGATACGCAACGGGCTAAGGAAATTGTCACTTCACCGATTATGGCAAATGTAACTCTCGATGGAGAGGCCGTCTATATTGAACAGGTGAACGACCAAGAAAACACAGCCAGAATTTATCCCCTTAATCAGCCTGATAAAGAACAAGAGGTCTCCTTGAATAATCTAAAGGAGCACTAGAATTATCGTTAATGGCTAGACCAAGTAGGAATTAAAGACCCGGGAGAATTACCCCGGGTCTTTAATTCTTTTCCCGTATGAGAAATACCTTATAAAAGGGCTTAAGGGCCCGGAATACTGTTTTTTAGTCTTCTCCTGGAACTTGCAGATGCGCCTTTGCGTCTAAAGAGATATCAAGCTTTTAATGGGAGATGTTTACATGAAAAGCCGGTTGTTTTTAATACTTTGTGTTTTACTGGCAGTGGGCTTGTTCGCTGGGTGTTCCGGTGAGTTTTCGCCATTCGGTCAAAATGGAGCCTTTGATAAAGCTAAGATCAGCGTGGAGACTGTTAGCGGAAACTCCCAATTTGCTTTTAACATTTTCAAGCAGTTGGATAAGGAGGACAGGGATCAGAGTATCTTCACATCGCCACTAAGCATTTCAACGGCACTAACAATGACTTACCAGGGAGCGGAAACGACAACTAAGGAAGCGATGGCAAAGACTTTAGGCTATACGGGTATTGAAGACGGACAACTCAATGAAAGCTACAAGAACTTGATTCGGTACTTGAAGCAGTTGGACAAAAAGGTGGAAATGAATATCGGCAATTCGTTGTGGGTTAGGGCTGGAGAGGATATTAATGAAGAGTTTTTGGCTGTAAACAAGGACATATTCGATGCTTCAGTGACACAGCTGGACTTTTCCAAAGAAACTGCCGCAGGCGAAATTAATCAGTGGATATCCGATGCTACGAATGAGAAAATCGAAAAGATGATTGATCCGCCAATATCAGCAAATGTCGTGATGTATCTGATTAATGCCATATACTTTAAGGGGGACTGGGCAGAGCAATTTGATAAGGATAATACCTACGCTGCACAATTTCATGCAGGGGACGGCAGTACCCGTGAAGTGATGATGATGAGCAAAAACGGAAAAGTGGAATACGGACAGGGAGATAACTTCAAAGCAGTCAGGCTCCCATATGGCAGCGGGAACGTGGCCTTTTACAGTATTCTGCCGGATGAAAATGTACCTATCAGCGATTTTATTGCTGAACTGAATTTAAACCGCTGGGAGGCTATCAGGGATAGTATTTCAGAGAAAGAAGAGGTTCAATTACGGCTGCCGCGGTTTAAATTGGAATATGGAATCAAAAAACTGAAGGACAGCTTGGTGAGATTAGGAATGGGGGAAGCGTTTTCAGTTACAGCCGACTTTTCAGGTATTCGCGATGGTATTAGTATCAGCAGGGTGCTCCACAAGGCGGTAATCGAAGTCAATGAACAAGGCAGTGAAGCCGCAGCGGCAACCGTGGTGGAGATGAAAGAATCAGCAGCGGCCGAACCGCTGACATTCATTGCCAACCGTCCTTTTCTATTTATCATCGCAGACGATGAGACCGGAACCATTCTATTTTTAGGGAAACTTTATGATGTGAAACCCTAAGAAGTTAAAATAATCCCATAAGAACTTCCAAAAAGGAATAAAGGCTAGAACGGGAGTTCCATCAGCGAATTGGATTAGTCCTGTATGTATATTTTATAAGGTACGGCTCTTATTTTGGCTTACAAAAGTAGTTCATATAAAAATATCAAGGTAGGGGGTTATCCATACCTTGATATTTTTATAACAGTAAGACTAAACATTAAAGTATTGTTTTTGTATTAAAAGATGATGCCGAAGGTGGAGTTGGTAATTAATATCGTACAATTTTGAAATTAGATTTGCAAGTTATGACGTTATCTTTTTGATTTTCATTTGCTGGATGTGATTGGAGCAGCCTGATATTCGCAGGCTGCTCCTTCAATATGGGTTATTTTGCGATTGTTTTTTTAGAATGAGTATTGGACTTCTTTGAGAATTTCACAAGGAAAATACCCAGTGCTGCTGCTGCGACACCAAATCCTAAGGGATATGAAATACTGGTTGCCAGGTGAAAACCTTCAGGAGCCTGTAGGATATAGGTTACGGTTACAGCCGACATAAAGGTCGCGGGAATTGTGGTAATCCAGTGCAGTTTACCTTCTTGGGCCAGGTAAGCAGAAGCGGTCCACAGCATCATCATGGCTAGAGTTTGATTGGACCAGGCAAAGTAACGCCAAATAATGCTAAAGTCTACCTGCGAGATCAGGAAGCCTACGGCTATCAGAGGTAAGGCTAGAGCGAGACGTTTAATAATCGGTTTTTGTTCGAATTTAAATGCATCGGCAATGGCCAAACGCGCGCTTCTGAATGCGGTGTCACCTGAAGTGATGGGACAGGCAATAACACCAAGCACTGCCAGCAATCCGCCGACTTTGCCAAGGAGTGTGGTGGATATGATATGCACTACAGCTCCGGGACCGCCGTTAGCCAAGGCTGTCTGCAGCCCTTCTGTTCCATTAAAGAAAGTCATGGCTGCAGCAGCCCAAATTAGAGCAATCATGCCTTCGGCAATCATTGAACCATAGAATATCTTTCTGCCCTGTGTTTCGTTTTGTACGCATCTGGCCATCAACGGTGATTGAGTGGCATGGAAACCACTGATGGCACCGCAGGAAATAGTGATAAACAAGAGCGGCCAGAGGGGCAGCCCTTTGGGGTGAAGGTTAGTCAATGCCAGTTCGGGTATTTGATATCCGCCGAAAACTAGGCCGCCGGTTATTCCTACTGCCATAATCAGCAATGCAGCACCAAAGAGGGGGTAGAACCTGCCGATTATTTTATCCACCGGTAAAATAGTTGCCAGGAAGTAGTAGAGAATAATGGCAGCCAGCCACCAAGTTACAGTGAGGCTGTTTGGTGTCAGGGCGGCAAGAAGCTCAGCCGGTCCCACCATAAACACAGTCCCTACCAGTATCAGCAGTACCACAGTGAAAACACGCATGATCTGCTTTGCGGTACCTCCCAGGTAGATGCCTACTAGTTCAGGGATGCTAGCCCCATTGTGTTTAATGGATAACATGCCAGAGAAATAATCGTGTACCGCCCCCGCAAAGATGGAGCCAAAAACAATCCACAAGAATGCTGCGGGTCCCCACAATGCACCGGCTATTGCACCGTAGATGGGTCCCAAACCGGCAATGTTAAGAAACTGAATTAAAAATATTCTCGGCCAGCTCATAGGCACATAGTCAATGCCGTCAGCGGAAGCAACCGCGGGAGTTTGGGCACTAGGATCCACACCTAAAACACCTTCAACGAATTTTCCGTAAAAAACATAACCTGCTACGAGTATGACGAGAGACAGGAAAAAAGTGATCATATTATTGCCTCCTCCTAAATATTATTTGGTCACTATTAATTACATCATAAGATAGAGGGGGAGGCTGCATATTTGGTCTAAAATGCAAATAATCAGGTATGAACTGCCTGATTATTTGCATAAACATCACTAAATATTTAATATTTTTTTGAATTCTTTGATCTGCTTTCGACTGACGGGGATGGGCTGGTCGTGGCCGGCTATTCTTACCTGGTAGGTGTTATGAAACCAGGGTATCACTTCTGTGATCTTTTCCAGGT is part of the Metallumcola ferriviriculae genome and harbors:
- a CDS encoding PadR family transcriptional regulator — its product is MVDNKIPSDLLRGHTDTIILKLLLSGDKYGYEITKLILLNSRGEYELKESTMFSSLKRMEKDGNVTSYWGDESQGGRRKYYKITERGKKIYSENKRNWENAKRVLDQLL
- a CDS encoding pentapeptide repeat-containing protein, coding for MQEKLMKYLDGVFAPYKDLYAVKELKEELYVDLQERLNDFRNQGYDDEAAYSMTIDSIGDIDEILESIIDKTRDAGPSEKKSDKGTIRESITDKIKGLRQTVKRDMSMSNLQGSDLKGVKVQDGKFNCSSLNGSDFSGSDLTNSSFKYSDLRNAIFDGADLTGAKIIASALKDASFKNCVLNNTVFNSSDLSGVCFDDQTLIGTVFKNTGLAGTSFKNAILRDVIFKTDVKKTVFDGATMDKLTYALLKGSNANLTNVMVI
- a CDS encoding LysM peptidoglycan-binding domain-containing protein; translation: MSKKRYTHAMVPMQGDIIPSPPESCEGQLYTVRAGDTLFLIARRFGVTLQQIRAANPQIVNPNIIFIGQVICIPTVTPEPSEQLRVLSLRFLTETGQQLPMVDNAVQLIDRVIVRATFTRPVSRAFFFLEPTGTETCEAASLIGIDCPSAVTGVAEILWQVPRGTLGRVFVVACIDSVCAKSDEILVIRNE
- a CDS encoding RNA polymerase sigma factor encodes the protein MDSPCFSNLIEKYNKKVYNLAYHITGSRQDAEDAVQETFLQVYKHLDDFRGDSSIYTWIYRITVNICFQLKKQNDKAYVENLEEKIDLYRDKIPFPQQANNSNPEEAVLINEITKVIRNECQQIVMRKLPEKQRIVFVMRVVLDLSYQEISDTLGISENVIKARLHRARISLLSHFQNKCQWYIQGEPSSCCREKAGYILTQDTEALKRVFEGMKDCNSDNENANTSEQECQKLEQIYKQVQIPHQKPSVELIKNYVFQA
- a CDS encoding nitroreductase family protein, giving the protein MSKNFIIDEKLCTCCGLCVKECVRHVKIPHQNHVNPQNPACSKCYHCLTVCPNEAIKVKDTDTDIAPDFDNQLLTSIDEDNLMQFFSFRRSHRKYEKKMVDERTLEKLVSAASYIPSGGNSHSYEFTVIKSEQVKKALKKELAAFYARKNTIINNALLRNIAALFTNASTRGFLKDPAYRNRMKDLFNRISTGEDPLFYGAPVIIIIHSKEEVPTPKEDSILAGYNMTLMAQALGLGTCFVTLAQKAINSSSQCKKILNLSKEDNINAVLLLGYPLVNYLRPAPRFRKEIKCL
- a CDS encoding H-type small acid-soluble spore protein, yielding MDTQRAKEIVTSPIMANVTLDGEAVYIEQVNDQENTARIYPLNQPDKEQEVSLNNLKEH
- a CDS encoding serpin family protein; translated protein: MKSRLFLILCVLLAVGLFAGCSGEFSPFGQNGAFDKAKISVETVSGNSQFAFNIFKQLDKEDRDQSIFTSPLSISTALTMTYQGAETTTKEAMAKTLGYTGIEDGQLNESYKNLIRYLKQLDKKVEMNIGNSLWVRAGEDINEEFLAVNKDIFDASVTQLDFSKETAAGEINQWISDATNEKIEKMIDPPISANVVMYLINAIYFKGDWAEQFDKDNTYAAQFHAGDGSTREVMMMSKNGKVEYGQGDNFKAVRLPYGSGNVAFYSILPDENVPISDFIAELNLNRWEAIRDSISEKEEVQLRLPRFKLEYGIKKLKDSLVRLGMGEAFSVTADFSGIRDGISISRVLHKAVIEVNEQGSEAAAATVVEMKESAAAEPLTFIANRPFLFIIADDETGTILFLGKLYDVKP
- a CDS encoding carbon starvation CstA family protein, giving the protein MITFFLSLVILVAGYVFYGKFVEGVLGVDPSAQTPAVASADGIDYVPMSWPRIFLIQFLNIAGLGPIYGAIAGALWGPAAFLWIVFGSIFAGAVHDYFSGMLSIKHNGASIPELVGIYLGGTAKQIMRVFTVVLLILVGTVFMVGPAELLAALTPNSLTVTWWLAAIILYYFLATILPVDKIIGRFYPLFGAALLIMAVGITGGLVFGGYQIPELALTNLHPKGLPLWPLLFITISCGAISGFHATQSPLMARCVQNETQGRKIFYGSMIAEGMIALIWAAAAMTFFNGTEGLQTALANGGPGAVVHIISTTLLGKVGGLLAVLGVIACPITSGDTAFRSARLAIADAFKFEQKPIIKRLALALPLIAVGFLISQVDFSIIWRYFAWSNQTLAMMMLWTASAYLAQEGKLHWITTIPATFMSAVTVTYILQAPEGFHLATSISYPLGFGVAAAALGIFLVKFSKKSNTHSKKTIAK